GAGAGGCCATCCAAGGTTGGTAGCCATCTTCCAAAAACTCATACTTCCCGAGTCGGCTCAAGCAGCTTTTCCGTAACTGTTGGCTACACTGAACTCCATGAACGGCGCCTTGGTTTCCGACTAGCCATCTAAATCTTTCGTTTCGACTCATGTATCTTGACCTCGGAGATGTTGAAGTTCCAAGCTGGCTCGTTCTTGCTACCAATAGCCTCGATGTGGTTTTTTTTGTAGTAAATGAATTTCCTTTGATAGAGTGGTAGCACCACATAGTTCTCTCTCAGAATCTCTGACAAACGATGAATAAGCTGCACCTTCTTCTCAAGGTCTTCAACTGCCTCTGCCTCAGCAAAAACCTTCTCATATTGCTCATTGGTTGGCATCGTGACGTGGGAATTACCGGGAAGATAGTGAGCAAATGTAGTAAGAGGGTAACTTTCTACATATTTGCCATATAAAACCAAGGGGTATTTTTCTGAGAGATTGTTGGTGTTCATATCTTCAGTTAACTCAATTTTTACCTTCAAACCAGCTTCCACAAGGCTATCGCGTATAAATCTGTAGTACTTCCCAGGGTCTGACCCAGGAGCGCCATGACAAAGTAGGATATGCTCTCGTTCCCTTACAGCTTTGGGAAGGTTGGCAACAATTTCCTTGGCTCGATTGAGGTTGTATTGATTGGACTTCTCTTTGTAACCATAACTGAAATTTGGAATGACTTGATCGATTGGTGTGCGAGATCCCGATGCTGTTAGAGTACTATATTTATCAATTGCGTAGGTGACAGCTTTTCTGAAATTAATATCCGCCGCAACGCCAGCCCGATGATTAAACTCAAGAAATTGAATTGCGAAAGGCAGTTTGCTTTGAATGCGTCGGTATTTGCCGGGGTTTTTTGTTAGGAAGTCATACATCTTAGAAATCCCACCGCCAAATGCGACATCAACATCGTTTTCAAACCCATATTTTTCGCTGAATAGGATTACTTTTGATGGGCCATCCCCGTAAACTTTCTTTAGGTGAACCGTACTCGAATTAGGGTCTGACCAGGAAACTCGATAGGGTCCGCTGCCTATTGGGATTGATTTGAACGTATAGTGATCACTCTTAAATTCGCTAATGGGACCCAGAGCTGGGAGCCGCGAGCCAAGGGAATACAAGAATCTAGAGTGACCACTTGCGAGGTAGACCTCTAATGATTTGTTATTAGTGACTCGAATACCATCTACCATTCCTGTTTTAAAGGACATTCCAGGCTTTAGCTTAGAAACCCCTTTTATGAAACCTAGGGGAACCCTATCTAAAGCAGTATCTGCAGTGGAGATAAATGGTTTCACGAGCACATACTCAAAGTCATACGCTGAGATGGATTCGCCATTGGAATATTTTCTAGATGTATCGATCTCAAAGGTATACTTTTTCTTCTCATAGTCCCACTCCCATGACTTGATATAGCCAGGCCTTATGTGAAGTGAGGTATCGAAGTAAAGGGCCTGACCGTGAACGGCAGTATTAAACGTTGACCTTGCATAGCCGTCGTTAAAATTAAGCCAAGGCTTGATCCGGCTGTCGGAAATTTGGAGCTTCAACTCACTCTTAGCGTACAATGAGATTGAACTGAACAAAAATACTAGTGTCAGGTATTTCATGGTCTTTGCCTTCAGTTATTTCTCAATACCAATATTGTTATCCCTAACAGCTGAATGCATACCAGACAAGTCAGGTGGCAAGCAAAAATTCGTGGTGTTCTCTTCTATGCTGTCAAGAATGAATTCTAATCCAGCAATTTCATAGTTTTCCCACAAAAAGGCATCGAAATCAAAGTCCTCTTGACCTTCACAAAGGTAGCAAATCATATCCTGCGCCAAGTTAGAAAGATGCTCTTTCATGGTGGATTCATTTGTCTCGAAGTCTACCTCCGTATGACTTTGGCCGTGTGCTACAGAGTTCAAGCCAAGGGCTACTAGGAACGCTTTTGACATATCCTTCATACTAAACTCCTTCTAAATATCGAGGTCAAATTCTTGAAAAACATCACTAGGGCATTGAGTTTTTTTGCAATGTTTCGGTTGCTAAAAATCACATTAGCTAAATATCCACTAACAATAAACGGGCCAAACTATAGGAATCCGTATCCTATTATAAAGACGGAGGTTGTTTACTTATGTTGCAATTACTAGTGATGACATTCACTTTTTTTAGGGAGTCGACTCCTCAAACAAAGTGAAGGTGCCAGAAAAACACTGGTGGGCTTTGCCATAGCAGCCGAAAGATCAGAAGTTGAAAAAAAACTTAGAAGGAATTCAATAGACATTATAGCTACGGGCTAACTCATCAGAGAGGACTCGTAACGACGCGCATTGATCTTGATAGGTCGTCGGCGTTAGCAACTCAGCATTTGTCACGTGCTGTGATGGAAGGTATTCAGTGCGATTGCTATCTCATCAAGGCGCTCCGTAAACTGCTGGCGTTGCTCAGAGTCCAGAGATTCATATAGGTCCCACCAATAGTCTACAAACCAAGTGCTCCAATCGCGGCCCTCTACCTTTGCTATCTCAGACCTTAAGTTTGGCTGATAGGCCCACTGATCAAAGAAAGCTTTCAGTTCAGTTTCACTCTTAGTGCGAACTTGTGTGACCAAGACCACCCGCTTTTTGCGGCGAGCTGCCAACAAATTCTGAACTTCTTCTTGGCTATTGATGCTATGAGACTCCACAACCTTGATCTGTGGTTCTTTCAAGTCACCGAACCAGTAGCTAAGTTTATCAAGCTGATCTTCACGATACTGCTTCAGTTCTTTCCCAAAGTTTTCAGCCTCGGCAAGCTCTTCCCAGGGTTCGTCCCTTTCTTTTAGCTTTTCTTCCCAGTGATCTAACTGCTTGTTACTTAAGCTTTTAAAGAAGCGGCTGATGATCGGACTATTCTCGATCAAAAAGTCCCGACGCATGGCTTGGAATTCTCGTAGTGCGAGTCGTAAATCATTTTTCTCAAGTTTTTTGGACTGGCTTTTCTGCGATACAGTTTTGAGAATAGCTGCAACTTTTAAGCTGATAGATTGTTTAAGCTGGCGATGATTGCGTTCAATGTGAGGCTCTAAAAAATCTTTTTGCTCTGACGCGAGATCGAATAAAGAGTCGATTTCACGGAGGGCCAACCAATCTAGGTTGTTCAAGACCATCTGTTTCATTGAACAGGAGCCTAAACTGATGGCAGCGACGACGGCTATGAGTATGGCTTTCATACAATTTCCTTATCTAGACACAAAAAAGGGAAGGCTTAAAGCCTTCCCCATATTGTACTATCTAATTCAGCAGGGACAAGCCATGTTTCACAAGGCTTTGATCATCGGTCCTGAAGTTTTGTGGCTGCCCTAGATGCTGCTGAAGTGCCCCAAGCCAGGCTTGGTCCTGTGGGGCAAGCCCTAAATGATCTTGCCCTAACTCTAGCAATTCGAGCAGGAGCAACCACTCCTGAGGCGTATGCTCTAAGGCTGCCTGAGCCAACGCTCCCGCTTTCTCTAACTTTAGGCTTCTGTTTTCGGACTGTCTTAATTCGCGGACTGTTTGATATTGCTCGAATAGTTGTCTCTCTTCCGCGGAATAGGGGATGTCGCGACCTGGAGAAGTTTGAGCATCAATGATTTCGTGCTCACCATAGCTTTCACGATCCGCTGGGCCGCCATAGACTGAGGCGACGAGGTCGCCGATGATAAGATCAAATTCGCCCCATTCTGGTTCGAAAAATACCTCACTACCTCTTGTGACTCGGCAGTCTGTGAAGGTAACAAGGACAAGGTTTTCAGCCTTACGTATCAGTTCAGTCACCGTTCCCTGGACTGTGAAACCAGACTGATACTCAAGTTCAGTCCTTTGCCCTGGTCGAAGTTTTAGTTCTTCTAATTCTGCAAGGGTTAACTTTGTAAATGGCTTGTTTGGAAAACGCTTCAAGCGACCCAAAGGTGATGAGTAGCCCTGGGCATGGCGAGCCACACCCTGGCCGTCCATTTCACTCTCTTGCCATGATAGCTGCACTGGTCCCTGGTACTTTAAGAACACCGGGCTTTGGTCCTCAGCAATGGACTGGCCTAGAATCCCTGAAATAGCGATTCCCGAGTCGAGGACGGCGGTTGTCACAGCTTCCGACTCAATAGCCTTGATCAAGGCTGGCTGCCCCCCTAGGCGATAGGAAAGCGTATCGTCCAACTCATGGAGTACATCATGGAGGTGTTGCATGTTTTCAGCAACGAAAAGCTGCGGCTGTGGCTCGGTTATATTGAACGAGAAATTGGTGCAGTCAAGGCTCAAGGGGAGTTTCCTAACCTTAGCTGTCATGGCATCTTTTGATTCACCCACTGAAGATAACAATCCAGCCCCGTAGATCTTCGGTGCATCCAGTGACCCCACCATTCCATACTCCGCTGTCCACCAGCTCATGCGGCCAACTTTTGCAGCTTCCGACACATAAGTGAAGGCTTTGACCGCCGCTTGCAGCCTTCGCTCAGCCGTTGCGATTTCCTCTGGAGTGGACTCGTACTTTTCTTTGATATCAGACAGGTAGCGCACTGCTTCGTATAGCTGGAGGTCTTGCTTGGAGTAAATCGCCTTGGTCCCGAGTTTTGCGTAGTAAGCGAGATACTGATTGTAATCGACATCAGGTAGAATAGGCGCGTGACCAGCGGCTTCGTGGACGATATCGGGTGCTGGGGTGTAAGCAATGTGGTCAACGGTTCTCATATCCGTTGCAATAGGAAGAATTTTGCGGGCTTGAAATTCCAGAAAAGCCCAAGGCGGTATAAAGCCACAAACCGGCACAGCGCCCCACGAGATCTTTTGCAAGGCTTGATCGATTTCATCGATATGTGGAATGCGGTCGAGGGAAATGCCAGTAGCAGCGAGACCCTCTTCGTAGCCCTTCACCGAATGCTGTCGGAAAAACGGCACCGCGCGGCGCATGATGTAACGCCAAGAGGCGTGATCCCGGGCCGTGTACTTATCAAAATCATGCTCGGTGCAATACTTCCGCAGATACTGCGGTAGTTGGTCCTGGGTTCTAGCCATCTTTCCTCCTTTACCCGGTGTGCGTCGAGGACAGGTAGGTAGCCGTAGGGGCCGTACAAATCCTACCTATCCGTTATCGGTATTTCTTACTATCGTGCTTAGCTTAGTCTAAGCTTCTGAATCAATTCAAAATAATTCCTGGCAGTGGCAGCTGGATCGTCGTTATAGGCAATGGCGCGGCCAACACTGACGATGGCATAATCCCCGAAGGTGTTTACAATGGGCTCAAGGTCGCCTCCTTGGGCTCCAATACCGGGCACCAGAACGGTTCGTGGGCCAATGAGCTCCTTGACTCTCTGGAGTTCTTCCAGACTCAAATGGTTCTTCGCGCTTGGTGCTCCAACGACCACGCCGTCTGCATCATGAGCAGCCGACTCCCTTGCTAGGTACTCGTAAAAAGCCTGGCCAGCGATCGGAATATTTTTCATCACGGCATATTCTGGATTTGACATGAGAACCAGAGGAATTAATCCCATCCCATGTTTTTTGGCTGCTTCACAGGTGGCTGCAATGTTGCCAGGGAAAGGCGCGTAGGTGACGGCATCAAAGCCTTCCTGAGCAGCATGATAGAGGGCTGCATCATTGGTATCACCAATGTCAGCAATTTTACTATCGTCGATGCTTACCATGCCATGCTTGTGAATGGCCTGGTTTAGCTGAACCATCTCGTCGCGACTAAAGTCCTTAAAGTACTGTCTATTGGGTTTGATGGCTGCTGCATAGGGAGAGACCGCTTCCACAAGTTTAAGGCTCCAATCGAGCTTACTCATTCCAGCAGGCAGAACTCCATTTGCCCTTTGCTGAGGTTCAGCAGGATCAATATTGACACATAAGATACTGCCTTTGCGATCGACGGCGTCGAGCCACTTTTGAATGAAAGTCATAGGGCCTCCAGATCGAGTGGTTTGACACCGTATCGCTCAAATTCTTGCAGCAGAGCGGAAACTACGCCGTCGCTAGGTTGCTCCGAGCGAATGGCCTGAGGCAGCAGTTTGGTGGCGTCGCTCATAGTCAAGTATTGGATGCGTCCATCAAATTCATCGTGAACATATTGGGCAACGCTGCGGCCATCATCGCGGGTTTCCATTCGATCGGTGAGACCGAGTGCGGCTACCACTTCAACGCCGGAGCTTTGAAGAGAGTGCAAGAACTCCACAAGGGAAAGCCCTGTGGTGATCGTATCTTCGAGAACCACCGTGCGACCCTTGGGCTGACCAATAAAGTACTTGTCTTGAGGTGCACCGTGCTGCTTGGGTTTGGCCCGACCCATGGGAATGATGTGGCTACCTTTGGCAAACGTTGGGCTGGCCTGGGCGATCTTCATGGCGGTGATGACGGCGGTTTTGGATGCCCCTTCAGGCACTCCAATCAGGCTGTCAAAGGCTAGATTGTTTTGTAAAAGGAAGTCGCGAATAAAATCTGTGAGTTGGTTAAGGAGGAAGGCATCGTTTGTGGCTTGGCGCCAGTTAACATAGAAATGGCTCTCTCGACCGCTCTTGAGCG
This sequence is a window from Pseudobacteriovorax antillogorgiicola. Protein-coding genes within it:
- a CDS encoding aromatic amino acid hydroxylase yields the protein MARTQDQLPQYLRKYCTEHDFDKYTARDHASWRYIMRRAVPFFRQHSVKGYEEGLAATGISLDRIPHIDEIDQALQKISWGAVPVCGFIPPWAFLEFQARKILPIATDMRTVDHIAYTPAPDIVHEAAGHAPILPDVDYNQYLAYYAKLGTKAIYSKQDLQLYEAVRYLSDIKEKYESTPEEIATAERRLQAAVKAFTYVSEAAKVGRMSWWTAEYGMVGSLDAPKIYGAGLLSSVGESKDAMTAKVRKLPLSLDCTNFSFNITEPQPQLFVAENMQHLHDVLHELDDTLSYRLGGQPALIKAIESEAVTTAVLDSGIAISGILGQSIAEDQSPVFLKYQGPVQLSWQESEMDGQGVARHAQGYSSPLGRLKRFPNKPFTKLTLAELEELKLRPGQRTELEYQSGFTVQGTVTELIRKAENLVLVTFTDCRVTRGSEVFFEPEWGEFDLIIGDLVASVYGGPADRESYGEHEIIDAQTSPGRDIPYSAEERQLFEQYQTVRELRQSENRSLKLEKAGALAQAALEHTPQEWLLLLELLELGQDHLGLAPQDQAWLGALQQHLGQPQNFRTDDQSLVKHGLSLLN
- a CDS encoding orotidine 5'-phosphate decarboxylase, with the translated sequence MTFIQKWLDAVDRKGSILCVNIDPAEPQQRANGVLPAGMSKLDWSLKLVEAVSPYAAAIKPNRQYFKDFSRDEMVQLNQAIHKHGMVSIDDSKIADIGDTNDAALYHAAQEGFDAVTYAPFPGNIAATCEAAKKHGMGLIPLVLMSNPEYAVMKNIPIAGQAFYEYLARESAAHDADGVVVGAPSAKNHLSLEELQRVKELIGPRTVLVPGIGAQGGDLEPIVNTFGDYAIVSVGRAIAYNDDPAATARNYFELIQKLRLS
- a CDS encoding ABC transporter substrate-binding protein; the protein is MKYLTLVFLFSSISLYAKSELKLQISDSRIKPWLNFNDGYARSTFNTAVHGQALYFDTSLHIRPGYIKSWEWDYEKKKYTFEIDTSRKYSNGESISAYDFEYVLVKPFISTADTALDRVPLGFIKGVSKLKPGMSFKTGMVDGIRVTNNKSLEVYLASGHSRFLYSLGSRLPALGPISEFKSDHYTFKSIPIGSGPYRVSWSDPNSSTVHLKKVYGDGPSKVILFSEKYGFENDVDVAFGGGISKMYDFLTKNPGKYRRIQSKLPFAIQFLEFNHRAGVAADINFRKAVTYAIDKYSTLTASGSRTPIDQVIPNFSYGYKEKSNQYNLNRAKEIVANLPKAVREREHILLCHGAPGSDPGKYYRFIRDSLVEAGLKVKIELTEDMNTNNLSEKYPLVLYGKYVESYPLTTFAHYLPGNSHVTMPTNEQYEKVFAEAEAVEDLEKKVQLIHRLSEILRENYVVLPLYQRKFIYYKKNHIEAIGSKNEPAWNFNISEVKIHESKRKI